A region of the Lysobacter sp. K5869 genome:
AGTGTTTCCCCTTCGCATATTCCTCGCCAATTCTTATATCGAGCTTCGACCGGCTTTCGTCCAGAACATCGATAACTCTCAAAACGTCGCACAGATGATAGTCGCCAAGCGAAGCTCCATCCGCCGACACTACACTGCACGGCGTAAACGCGAATCCTTCAGCGTCGTGGCGCTCAAATACCTGCTTGAGTTCATCAGACACAAGCCAATAGCCGCTAAATACGCCTTCCAAGTCTTTCAACGGACGCCCCTGCGCGCTCTGAATGAGGACGGGAAGTTCGGAAAGGACGGGGAAACCGCCTTCGGCTGGCCGAAGAATGCGCCGGGGGGGCGTCAGCAGCCGCTCTAGGTTTGAAAATGTCAAACCGTGACCGGAACCGCCACTGTAAATATCAGGTTGAAGGACATAGAAACGGCCTGTCGGCGCGTCGGATGGTTGCGCGGTGACAGAGTGTGATTCGATGTTCATCAGATGAACTCTTCCTTGTCGGCAGTTGCAGAACGCGAGCAGGCGGGGCCGCGAACCGTGGCCTGAGTATCGCCCAGAAGGCGCCCTAGGCGCGTCAGATTTTTCCGACGCCGGGGTCAGGGAAGTCCATCGGGCGACGGGAGCAGCTTCGGACAGGCATATCTCGCGCCTATCTGCGAACGCGCCGGGGGCGCCCCGGCGACCGGCGTTCGGCGCGCTGGCGCGCGGTCGAGACCCCGCCACGCCTTCCCGCTAGTTGTGCGTCTTTCGACTCAAACGCGGGAGCCCCTTCAAGCCCTGCGCGGCCAGTTCGCCGCGCGGGTGAACCCGCCCCCTTGCCGCGACGCATTTCGACGCACGCGAGCCCCAATTTCGCCCCACTCGCCGACCGTCGCCAAGGACAGGCGTCGTGATCGCACAAGCCCGCAGGGAGGGGCCTTCGGAAAACGGTAACTTCGGTAATCCACCCCGAAAATAGCTATCAACTGACTGATTTATAAGGCTTTTCGTGGTTACCGCTGCACGGTAATTTTGGGTAACCTCTCCGGTAATCATCTGCTAAGCCATTGATTTATATGAGAGCAATTCATCATCTTAGTTACTTAGAAGATCGGTAACCAATTACCTCTTAGTTACCGCAAAGGTTACCGCAGCCTAGGCGCTCTAACTCGATGATTCTTATGCATTTGTTGATCGATTTTCGTACAGGTTACCGAAATTACCGTTTTCCGAAGCTCTCCCAAATCCTCAGCCACAATTGGGCTACGGCCAAAGTCGGCACAATCTCGCGTCACTGTCGGCAGCCGACCGTCGTACCCTCGGGAGCGGTTGGGCTCCGCCACGACAAACGAAAAGGCCGCCCAGCGGGCGGCCTTGGGAACTATTCCGGCTTGGGCTTGGGGATAACGCGGAGGAAAGCATCCCACGCAGTCATAAGCACCTTTCGCTTGGCGATCAGTTGCCCGCGTCGGTAAGCCGCTTCGGTCTTATCCTTGATGACGTGCGCTAATGCCATTTCAACAATGAAATTCTCCGTCTCGGTTTCCTCGGCCGCCCAATCTC
Encoded here:
- a CDS encoding DUF1629 domain-containing protein, yielding MNIESHSVTAQPSDAPTGRFYVLQPDIYSGGSGHGLTFSNLERLLTPPRRILRPAEGGFPVLSELPVLIQSAQGRPLKDLEGVFSGYWLVSDELKQVFERHDAEGFAFTPCSVVSADGASLGDYHLCDVLRVIDVLDESRSKLDIRIGEEYAKGKHYRIGPGASLAFREREISEAHVFRTPFSSYVFCDRELRGAIIDSGCVGISLEDAADF